One part of the Lotus japonicus ecotype B-129 chromosome 2, LjGifu_v1.2 genome encodes these proteins:
- the LOC130737491 gene encoding uncharacterized protein At5g23160, giving the protein MANTKSKTKTTTTSTQYSKPKTSIFLCCFGSHMPKNIEESDPIIPERKRTSRFSWPRIRLKNNMMKSTSKTVPLEASFSEKAQPYPQTRSKSTLNHKSPPPTPPPPVVLSVTPYNSPTQTRHGASNNIVEDTREQGTSTSTPTRAKRQARRLSSSMQNQTTIKKSKTAGSSYDALVAMSVLGVTLVIMIFWGRLCAILCTSAWLYFIPRFRNTTTVNDVVHDTRSNDVDLDSEVYKKKVIMEGLLGRNHRG; this is encoded by the exons ATGGCCAACACCAAATCCAAAACCAAAACCACAACCACAAGCACCCAATACTCAAAACCCAAAACCTCTATTTTTCTATGCTGCTTTGGATCTCACATGCCCAAGAATATTGAAGAGTCTGATCCTATTATCCCCGAGAGAAAGAGAACTAGCCGGTTTTCATGGCCGAGGATTCGATTAAAAAACAACATGATGAAGTCAACCTCCAAAACGGTGCCGCTTGAAGCTTCATTCTCGGAGAAAGCTCAGCCATATCCCCAGACAAGGTCAAAGTCAACTCTCAATCATAAGTCTCCACCGCCTACACCACCACCTCCGGTGGTTCTCTCCGTCACTCCCTATAATTCACCTACACAG aCAAGGCACGGAGCGAGTAACAATATTGTAGAGGACACTCGCGAACAAGGTACATCAACATCTACTCCAACCCGCGCAAAACGGCAGGCGCGGCGGCTGTCGTCGTCAATGCAGAACCAAACGACAATCAAAAAGTCCAAAACCGCAGGGAGCTCGTACGACGCTTTGGTTGCCATGTCCGTGCTAGGAGTGACACTCGTGATAATGATTTTTTGGGGTCGTTTATGTGCCATTCTTTGCACTTCTGCATGGTTGTATTTTATCCCTCGTTTTAGAAACACTACTACTGTAAACGACGTCGTTCATGATACGAGGTCAAACGACGTCGATTTGGACTCTGAAGTGTACAAGAAGAAAGTGATAATGGAAGGATTACTTGGGAGAAATCACCGAGGTTAA